The region CATCATGTCCATTATCAACGTATCACATGCTGAAATCACCACCTTCATCTTGGTTGGGATACCGGGGCTGGAATATGCACACATCTGGATCTCTATTCCAATCTGCAGCATGTGTCTTATTGCCCTTCCGGGAAACTGCACCATCCTTTTCATCATTAAGACAGAACCTTCCTTGCATGAGCCCATGTACTATTTCCTTTCcatgttgtctttgtctgacatgGGCCTATCCTTTTCCCCTCTTCCCACTATGTTGAGGATCTTATTTAAAGCTTCTGAAATCTCTGCAAATGCCTGCTTTGCTCAGCAATTCTTCATCCATGGATTCACAGCACTGGAATCCTCAGTGCTCCTGATCATGTCATTCGATCGCTTCCTAGCCATCCACAACCCTCTGAGATACAGCTCCATTCTTACAACTCTCAGAGTTGCCCAGATTGGAACTGTATGCTTTTTTAAGAGCTTCCTCCTGgttcttccctttcccttcacTTTGAGAATGTTGACATATTGTAAGAAACGCCAACTATCACATTCCTACTGTCTCCACGAGGATGTCATGAAGCTGGCCTGCTCTGACAACCAGATTGATGTCATCTATGGCTTTTTTGGAGCACTCTGCGTTATGGTAGACTTTATGCTCATTGCTATGTCTTACATCCTAATCCTCAAGACTATGCTTGGAACTGCATCCCGAAAGGAACAGCTCAAGGCCTTCAATACTTGTGTTTCACATATCTGTGCAGTGATCATCTTCTATCTGCCCATCATCAACCTTGCCATAGTTCATCGTTTTGTCCACCATGTCTCTCCCCTCTTCAATGTTGTTATGGCAAATGTTCTTTTACTTGTGCCTCCACTGATGAATCCTATCGTGTACTGTGTGAAAACCAGGCAGATTAGAGTAAAAGTTGTAGCAAAATTATGtcagaaacaaatatattaataagtCATAGATAATAGACAACATATGGGGGAATGTCTTGCATAAAAGattaaagatgtgtttgagaAAACCTAACATTTGTCACAAATAATCATTaacatatttttgttattatcatCAGATTTATTTCATTCAAATTGATTACTGTCCATGGGCATAAAATAGGAAATGGTGTGTATTTTTTGGGGGTCTCCATCCAAATTAGCAAATAAGAGAATAGATGCCTGATGATGTCATCTTTTATAAAAGCACCAAATTCCAATCAAGACAGACCAATGGTAGCTCCTATTCTTGTAACAAAAATGAATTCCTCATCTTCACATTCAGTTTATCCATACAATGTTCTTTTGTTTCTAGACACAACCTATATCTTAATTACATCTCCTCGTTATCTCTTTTAATCATCCTAGTGTATCACCAGGATTTCTTTAGTGAAATACTCCAGTAacctttttagtttttaaatgcaGACTTTTTGCTACTTTCTAACCGATTCTCTATTCAAGACaagagtgatcttttaaaaaagacaaattgaatgatgttatttttcttttaaatatagacTTACTTTTGGGGAatagaattaaagaaataaagtaccTACTATAAGTGATACATGTTCTTTACCCTCTCTAACTCTCCAGTTTTGTCAAATAATGATATTCTAGTCACAGTGGTCTTCTCAAAATTTGCTGTATTTgccaatttttctgttttttataaattttcacaTCTGAACCCTTCCCTGAGATGCTGTTGGCTTAAGTTTTACTCATTGCTATTCAATTTTAGAAGTTTCAGCTTAACTTCATCATAGCTTAGTTTAAGCCTTCAATTCAAATTACGGTGCTCTCTTTTTAAGAATATTGCTTCTTATTCTTTATCACTATATTATACTTACTATTATGATTTGTAATTAaatatattgctgttgttcattcgctaagttgtatgtgaccctttgcaaccctactgactgcagcacaccaggttcctctgtcctccactttctcctggagtttgctcagtttgTTCATtggttggtgatgctatctatccatctcagcctctgcttccccttcttttgccttcagtctttcccaccatcaggggtttttccaatgtgtcaactcttcacatcaggtaattaaatacattgtttatttctttgtttttttcctgtttcctagATAGAGTGTGCTATCAATGAAAGGAGAAAGCATGCCTATTTTTTATGTATGTTTGCCTAATATCTAGGATATTTCTGACACAGAGTAGTTCTCCAATAAATAGTTATtaacaaataatattaattattatgtTCACATGAAACTGTGTTTTaggtaaataaaattatagaagaGTTCTTCAATACTCCATTCAGATGGAATATAACTTTCTTAAGACTGTATTTCAAAAGTAAGCATTTCATACAGCTCAAAGATTTTGAAAGTAGAGAAAAATTATATGAGGCTATGGAGGAATTTACTATCTTATATTTGATATACGAGATATATATTCTGTGATATATATTGTGTGGCAAATCATCCAACTTCCCTTCCTAAATATGACCTAAAATCTTTGTAGATTACAGAATAAATGTCTAGCTTTTTTAACTTTCCATTCATTGACCTAAGTCCCCTTCACAAACCACATCAATTGTTTTTGGATCTCTAATATATGCAAGATATGCTTCTAGGTATTTTTAggtgttttttctcttttgaggctaaaaaataatctaatttttataaagcattctttctgtttttgcagTTGAAGAGATTGAGCCTCTGAGAATTTGACTTAGTGAATTTCCCACAGATAGGAAATTAAAAGCTGAGATTCAATCCTTTTCTTTACATCCCAAGATAGAACTTGGCTAAATTTGAGCTTTCACATTCAGGATTGCATCAGTTTCCATAATGCTTTCTTCTTATAGGAAATTTTATCTTCAGATCAAAGTGCTAAGTAGTTCTGTGTCTGAGGTACATAaccatctccttctgccttttccaTAACCTCACAACTGTAACCATGGACACTGAGGGCTGTAGCACAACAAAGCACTGATCATCTCCTTTCAGTTACGtattaatggaaagaaaaagaagctcaTGTTTTCCCAGTGTGGAATTAGGCAGCACAAAGTGAAGCCTTCAGCAGTATATGCTAATAAAAGAAAGGAGAGTTAAGTGGAGTGGATGGGTATCTAGTTCTTGCAGGATGTTGTACAGAGATGCCATGTTCAGCACTTTCAAAGAAGAGTCTGTCATTCGGGTTTTTCTTTACTAATCTTCTCAGTAAAATAGCACGAAAAGGAAATTGAAGTTACACAAATGTCCACAGAGGTGGTAGGACTTTTTAATCACCATGATTATTTCCACGTGTTCCTGAAATATGAACCACAGACCTAGCCTCTGGACCTTCTAAAATAATGGTTCACAACTAGCACAGTTTTGCTATGAAGAGACATTTGACAATATCTGGAAACCTGGGAGCTGAGGTGCATTGCTGATATCTACTGGAGATGAGATGTATTGCTGCTATCTACTGAatgaccagggatgctgctaaccATCCTATAGGATATGCTTTCCCTACAGGCTATAGCCCCCTACAAAAATAAGTTATCCAGCCAAAATATCAGTAGTGCCAAGGACTAGAAATGCTAATCTGAATGTAATAGTCAAACATGAATGATTAACCCCCCATGGTTACTCAGATTGCCTTGAGGAAAAGA is a window of Cervus canadensis isolate Bull #8, Minnesota chromosome 11, ASM1932006v1, whole genome shotgun sequence DNA encoding:
- the LOC122450333 gene encoding olfactory receptor 51A4-like translates to MSIINVSHAEITTFILVGIPGLEYAHIWISIPICSMCLIALPGNCTILFIIKTEPSLHEPMYYFLSMLSLSDMGLSFSPLPTMLRILFKASEISANACFAQQFFIHGFTALESSVLLIMSFDRFLAIHNPLRYSSILTTLRVAQIGTVCFFKSFLLVLPFPFTLRMLTYCKKRQLSHSYCLHEDVMKLACSDNQIDVIYGFFGALCVMVDFMLIAMSYILILKTMLGTASRKEQLKAFNTCVSHICAVIIFYLPIINLAIVHRFVHHVSPLFNVVMANVLLLVPPLMNPIVYCVKTRQIRVKVVAKLCQKQIY